The following are encoded in a window of Providencia rettgeri genomic DNA:
- a CDS encoding flagellar basal body P-ring protein FlgI → MKNNVLILLSLFCFFTFSAHSERIKDLTTVQGVRDNALIGYGLVVGLDGTGDQTMQTPFTTQSLNNMLSQMGITVPPGTNMQLKNVAAVMVTAKLPPFARTGQSVDIVVSSMGNAKSLRGGTLLMTPLKGVDGQIYAMAQGNILVGGTGASGGGSSIKVNQLNGGRITGGATIERELPSSFGQSGAINLQLNEDSFTLAQDIADAVNRMGGMGTASALDSRTVQLLVPANNRDQVRFLARVQELNVRTPMAQAKVILNSRTGSVVINRSVTLESCAVAHGSLAVTVERQTQVSQPDTPFAGGQTVVTRNTNVGIQDRGGALQKVNASVQLNQVIQALNTLGATPNDLMSILQAMESAGCLRAKLEII, encoded by the coding sequence ATGAAAAACAACGTATTAATTTTGCTATCACTGTTTTGCTTTTTTACTTTTTCGGCACACAGTGAACGTATTAAAGATTTAACCACGGTTCAAGGTGTGCGTGATAACGCCTTGATTGGTTACGGTTTAGTCGTCGGCTTGGATGGCACAGGTGACCAAACGATGCAAACACCGTTTACCACACAAAGTTTAAATAACATGCTATCTCAAATGGGGATCACCGTTCCTCCAGGTACCAATATGCAGTTAAAGAACGTGGCTGCGGTCATGGTGACGGCAAAATTACCCCCTTTTGCTCGCACAGGGCAATCGGTAGATATCGTGGTGTCTTCTATGGGTAACGCAAAAAGCTTACGAGGCGGCACATTATTGATGACCCCCTTAAAAGGGGTTGATGGGCAAATTTATGCCATGGCGCAAGGTAACATCTTAGTCGGAGGAACCGGAGCAAGCGGTGGTGGCAGTAGCATCAAAGTGAACCAACTCAATGGTGGGCGTATTACTGGTGGGGCGACTATTGAGCGCGAATTACCAAGCAGTTTTGGCCAAAGTGGCGCAATTAACCTGCAATTAAACGAAGATAGCTTCACATTGGCGCAAGATATTGCTGATGCAGTCAATCGCATGGGAGGAATGGGAACCGCGAGTGCGTTAGATTCCCGCACGGTGCAACTATTAGTGCCAGCCAATAATCGTGACCAAGTCCGTTTTTTAGCGCGGGTTCAAGAACTCAACGTGCGCACGCCAATGGCGCAGGCCAAAGTCATTTTAAACTCACGAACCGGATCGGTGGTGATCAACCGTAGCGTAACATTGGAAAGCTGTGCTGTGGCTCATGGTAGCTTGGCGGTCACCGTAGAAAGACAAACCCAAGTCAGCCAACCTGACACGCCATTTGCGGGCGGTCAAACCGTGGTAACGCGCAACACCAATGTGGGAATACAAGATCGCGGCGGTGCATTACAAAAAGTGAATGCTAGCGTGCAGCTCAACCAAGTTATTCAAGCGTTAAATACCTTAGGGGCCACACCTAATGACTTAATGTCGATTTTACAGGCGATGGAAAGCGCAGGTTGCCTACGTGCGAAATTGGAGATTATCTAA
- the flgE gene encoding flagellar hook protein FlgE has protein sequence MSFSQAVSGLNAASAGLDSIGNNIANSATNGFKGATTSFADMFAGSGVGLGVNVAAVTQNFKDGPITRTDRPTDVAISGSGFFRVQDKNGDIYYSRDGQFLRDKSGNLVNNQGMVVTGYPASVDEKGNVTIQSGGVPEGLNIPTDMMDAKRSELAKLTINLNSEDKIKDKAFDVNNPDDSSTYNFSTTMTAYDSQGNTHEISVYFVKTEDNKWTAYAKDAGDASATELGKLEFDGNGKLKEADKATFAFNYNGLNGADNGVLNVDLSKTRQQKVSESSVSAIDVDGFPAGEYTSFKIEDNGLIVANYSNQQKRVVGQVALSAFANPNGLVSQGGNVWASSNASGNPMDGVPGVGQFGKLTSGALESSNVDMSQELISMIVMQRNYQSNAQTIKTQDQMLQTLVNLR, from the coding sequence ATGTCTTTTTCACAAGCAGTCAGTGGCTTAAATGCAGCATCCGCGGGGCTCGATTCAATTGGTAATAATATTGCCAACTCCGCAACAAACGGCTTTAAAGGAGCGACGACATCATTTGCGGATATGTTCGCAGGATCGGGTGTCGGCCTCGGTGTTAACGTGGCTGCCGTCACTCAAAATTTTAAAGACGGTCCGATCACTCGAACAGACAGACCGACAGATGTGGCGATTTCAGGCAGCGGCTTTTTCCGCGTACAAGATAAAAATGGTGATATCTATTACAGCCGTGATGGTCAATTCTTACGGGATAAAAGCGGTAATTTGGTGAATAACCAGGGCATGGTGGTCACAGGTTACCCAGCAAGTGTTGATGAAAAAGGGAATGTCACTATTCAAAGTGGTGGCGTGCCTGAAGGGTTAAATATCCCAACAGATATGATGGATGCGAAAAGATCGGAATTAGCTAAGTTAACCATTAACTTGAACTCTGAAGACAAAATCAAAGATAAAGCCTTTGATGTAAATAACCCCGATGATTCATCAACGTACAACTTTAGTACTACGATGACGGCTTACGACAGCCAAGGTAATACCCATGAAATCTCGGTTTATTTTGTCAAAACAGAGGACAACAAGTGGACTGCTTATGCGAAAGATGCGGGGGATGCATCTGCGACAGAGCTTGGCAAATTAGAGTTTGATGGCAACGGAAAACTAAAAGAGGCAGATAAAGCCACTTTTGCCTTCAATTATAACGGCTTAAACGGCGCAGATAACGGCGTTCTAAACGTGGATTTATCGAAAACCCGCCAACAGAAAGTCAGTGAATCTTCCGTCAGTGCCATTGATGTCGATGGTTTCCCTGCTGGGGAATACACCAGTTTCAAAATTGAAGATAACGGCTTGATTGTCGCGAACTACTCAAACCAACAAAAACGTGTGGTTGGGCAAGTGGCGCTTTCGGCATTTGCTAACCCTAATGGCTTGGTTTCTCAAGGGGGCAACGTTTGGGCATCTTCTAACGCATCGGGTAATCCGATGGATGGTGTTCCGGGTGTCGGGCAATTCGGCAAATTAACCAGTGGTGCTCTGGAATCTTCTAACGTGGATATGAGCCAAGAGCTTATCAGCATGATTGTTATGCAGCGTAATTACCAGTCAAACGCGCAAACCATCAAAACGCAAGATCAAATGCTGCAAACATTAGTTAACTTACGATAA
- the flgG gene encoding flagellar basal-body rod protein FlgG, with product MIRSLWIAKTGLDAQQTNLDVISNNLANVSTNGFKRQRAVFEDLMYQNIRQPGAMSSEQTSLPSGLQLGTGARPVATMRIHAQGALNKTGTTTDIAIKGQGFLHVQMPDGTDAYTRDGALQPNQDGQLVTSSGYQIVPAITIPDNANSLTIGRDGTVSVTVYGDSQPQQIGQITLTTFINDAGLESMGENLYMETASSGAPNESAPGTNGAGLLYQHMLETSNVNVAEELVNMIQTQRAYEINSKAVSASDQMLQRLTQL from the coding sequence ATGATCCGTTCATTATGGATTGCTAAAACCGGGCTTGATGCTCAACAAACTAACTTAGACGTTATTTCCAATAACTTGGCTAACGTTAGTACCAATGGTTTTAAACGCCAACGTGCCGTTTTTGAAGATTTAATGTACCAAAATATCCGCCAACCGGGCGCAATGAGCTCGGAACAAACTTCTTTGCCATCAGGACTACAGTTAGGAACAGGGGCACGCCCAGTCGCGACTATGCGCATCCATGCCCAAGGGGCGTTAAATAAAACGGGCACCACAACGGATATTGCGATTAAAGGCCAAGGTTTTTTGCATGTGCAAATGCCTGACGGCACCGATGCATACACCCGTGATGGCGCATTACAACCTAACCAAGATGGCCAATTAGTGACATCCAGCGGTTATCAAATCGTCCCGGCGATCACCATCCCAGATAATGCCAACAGCTTAACGATTGGACGTGATGGCACGGTGTCTGTCACCGTTTATGGTGATAGCCAACCCCAGCAAATCGGCCAAATCACGCTGACCACCTTTATCAACGATGCAGGCTTGGAAAGCATGGGCGAAAACCTCTATATGGAAACCGCCAGCTCAGGTGCCCCGAATGAAAGTGCGCCGGGAACCAACGGTGCCGGTCTGCTCTATCAACATATGCTCGAAACCTCCAACGTGAACGTGGCCGAAGAGTTGGTCAATATGATCCAAACTCAGCGTGCTTACGAAATTAACAGTAAGGCGGTTTCTGCATCTGACCAAATGCTTCAGCGGTTAACGCAACTGTAA
- a CDS encoding flagellar basal body L-ring protein FlgH → MRLTAPKQVWLVAVLVLATSGCAHIPSRPLVDTQTTAIPSAPTAPSPNGSIFQSAQPAYYGYQPLFEDRRPRNVGDILTINLQENVSASKNSSANANRSGKTGFLAAILPGFMQGWIGGNNTELDIKGNSDFSGKGGANANNTFKGTITVTVDQLLANGNLHVVGEKRIAINQGTESIRFSGVVNPRTIGSDNHVSSTQVADARIEYVGDGYINESQNMGWLQRFFLNVSPY, encoded by the coding sequence ATGCGTTTGACTGCACCTAAACAGGTATGGTTAGTTGCCGTTTTGGTTTTAGCCACCAGCGGTTGTGCTCACATTCCATCACGTCCGTTAGTCGATACACAGACGACGGCTATTCCTTCTGCTCCCACAGCGCCTTCACCGAACGGCTCAATATTCCAAAGTGCGCAGCCAGCTTATTACGGTTATCAACCCCTTTTTGAAGACAGGCGACCACGTAACGTTGGCGATATTTTGACGATCAACCTACAAGAGAACGTCAGTGCTAGCAAAAATTCGTCTGCCAACGCAAATCGTAGCGGTAAAACAGGTTTCCTTGCGGCGATATTACCCGGCTTTATGCAAGGGTGGATAGGCGGTAATAACACCGAACTGGATATCAAAGGGAACAGTGACTTTAGCGGTAAAGGCGGCGCAAATGCGAATAACACCTTTAAGGGAACGATTACCGTCACTGTTGACCAACTATTGGCAAACGGCAATTTGCATGTGGTGGGGGAAAAACGCATCGCAATTAACCAAGGCACGGAATCCATTCGTTTTTCGGGGGTTGTTAACCCGAGAACCATTGGATCAGATAACCATGTGAGCTCCACACAAGTGGCAGATGCTCGCATTGAATATGTTGGCGATGGTTATATCAACGAATCGCAAAATATGGGCTGGCTACAACGCTTTTTCTTAAATGTTTCGCCTTATTAA
- the flgC gene encoding flagellar basal body rod protein FlgC — protein MALLSIFDISASALTAQSQRLNVSASNMANAESIAGPDGQPYRAKQVVFQMAPQGRHQVGGVKVSELIEDPAPPRMEYKPGHPLADEKGYVQMPNVDMVGEMINTISASRSYQANLEVMNTAKTLLQKTLTIGQ, from the coding sequence ATGGCCTTACTGAGTATTTTTGACATTTCAGCTTCTGCGCTAACGGCTCAGTCTCAGCGTTTAAACGTGAGTGCCAGCAATATGGCTAATGCAGAAAGTATCGCAGGCCCCGATGGTCAGCCGTATCGTGCCAAACAAGTGGTTTTCCAGATGGCACCACAAGGTCGCCATCAAGTCGGAGGCGTAAAAGTCAGTGAACTGATTGAAGATCCTGCGCCACCACGAATGGAATACAAACCCGGTCATCCTTTAGCGGATGAAAAAGGGTATGTGCAGATGCCTAACGTGGATATGGTTGGCGAAATGATCAACACCATCTCGGCTTCTCGTAGCTACCAAGCCAACTTAGAAGTGATGAACACAGCAAAAACATTGCTGCAAAAAACACTGACAATCGGCCAGTAA
- the flgB gene encoding flagellar basal body rod protein FlgB, whose amino-acid sequence MIDKLNATFAFQQQALSIREARQTVLASNIANADTPGYQARDIDFNRQLQQAMDRGAVNGKGVALAVTAKGHIEGRGVKAPNMDLKYRIPYQTSMDGNTVDMDIERSQFADNTLKYQADLTFINSRVKSMLAVLQQG is encoded by the coding sequence ATGATTGATAAATTAAATGCCACGTTTGCCTTCCAGCAGCAAGCGTTGTCAATACGTGAAGCTAGACAAACCGTTCTGGCTTCCAATATTGCTAATGCGGATACACCGGGTTATCAAGCGCGGGATATTGATTTTAATCGTCAACTCCAACAAGCGATGGATAGAGGCGCGGTAAATGGTAAGGGAGTCGCACTGGCCGTGACCGCTAAAGGTCATATTGAGGGTCGAGGCGTCAAAGCCCCTAATATGGATTTGAAATACCGTATTCCTTACCAAACGTCAATGGATGGTAACACGGTAGATATGGATATTGAACGTAGTCAATTCGCCGATAATACCCTGAAATATCAGGCAGATCTTACATTTATTAATAGCCGCGTTAAAAGCATGTTGGCTGTTTTACAGCAAGGGTGA
- a CDS encoding flagellar basal body rod protein FlgF → MDHVIYTAMGGARHALENQAVVSNNIANVSTAGFKAQLSAMRAVPVNGDSVQTRTLVVSSTPGADMSQGPLNYTGKPTDVALNDKHFLAVELADGTEAYTRNGNIQISSEGELVIGERRLQGDGGPINVPQNAEITIGADGTITALLATDPPTMLGQIGRLKVVEAQPQDLIRGEDGLFHLSPQGQAANGNVLPLSERAIVTSGVIEGSNVNAAEAMVSMIANARHFEMQMKVVRSADENAQRANQLLAVS, encoded by the coding sequence ATGGATCACGTCATTTATACCGCAATGGGTGGGGCACGCCATGCGCTTGAAAACCAAGCGGTGGTTTCCAACAACATTGCCAATGTGTCGACCGCAGGGTTTAAAGCGCAACTATCCGCCATGCGCGCGGTACCTGTGAACGGTGATAGCGTACAAACCAGAACCTTGGTGGTTTCTTCAACCCCCGGTGCAGATATGAGCCAAGGACCGCTGAACTACACAGGCAAGCCCACGGATGTTGCGTTAAACGATAAGCACTTTTTGGCTGTTGAATTAGCAGATGGTACGGAAGCGTATACCCGTAACGGCAACATTCAGATATCTAGCGAAGGCGAACTGGTCATTGGTGAACGTCGCTTACAAGGTGATGGTGGGCCAATCAACGTACCACAAAATGCGGAAATTACCATCGGTGCAGATGGCACTATCACGGCATTGCTGGCGACGGATCCACCAACCATGCTGGGGCAAATTGGTCGTTTGAAAGTGGTTGAAGCACAACCACAAGACTTGATCCGTGGGGAAGATGGCTTATTCCATTTATCCCCTCAAGGGCAAGCGGCAAATGGCAACGTATTACCGCTAAGTGAGCGTGCGATTGTCACCTCAGGGGTGATTGAGGGAAGTAATGTCAATGCCGCAGAAGCGATGGTTTCGATGATAGCCAATGCAAGGCATTTTGAAATGCAAATGAAGGTGGTGCGCAGTGCGGATGAAAATGCACAACGTGCTAACCAATTGCTTGCTGTCAGCTAA
- the flgA gene encoding flagellar basal body P-ring formation chaperone FlgA, with amino-acid sequence MANLRKLIYCMIISGLSLTSAISQASLPQDINHYFRQVHGKNNQVSIEIKTPIEKWPNCEKPQISPPIGGRNMGNVSVPVQCGKKKQFLQLTVNVTGQYYVATRHLNPGETIEFVDIGTKKGLLHKLPAGASTDKMVLRGAIVLRTITAGQTFTKSMVRQPWAIKAGQTVLVFANGDNFSVKYEGRAINNATVGQNIRVRLLNGQVVNGLAQENGSVNIALK; translated from the coding sequence ATGGCTAATCTTAGAAAATTAATCTATTGTATGATAATCAGTGGATTAAGCTTAACTTCTGCCATATCGCAAGCGTCTTTACCGCAAGATATCAACCACTATTTTCGCCAAGTGCACGGTAAAAATAACCAGGTGTCTATTGAAATCAAAACCCCCATTGAAAAATGGCCAAACTGTGAAAAACCGCAAATTAGCCCGCCGATTGGTGGGCGCAATATGGGAAATGTGTCCGTCCCCGTGCAATGTGGGAAGAAAAAGCAGTTTCTGCAACTCACGGTGAATGTCACGGGGCAATATTATGTGGCAACACGTCACTTAAACCCCGGTGAAACGATTGAATTTGTTGATATAGGAACTAAAAAAGGCCTGTTACATAAATTACCTGCGGGAGCGAGCACCGATAAAATGGTATTACGGGGAGCCATCGTACTGCGCACAATTACTGCCGGTCAAACATTCACCAAATCAATGGTTAGGCAGCCTTGGGCCATTAAAGCTGGGCAAACCGTCTTGGTATTTGCCAACGGGGATAATTTCTCGGTGAAATATGAGGGACGTGCCATTAATAATGCCACCGTTGGGCAAAATATTCGTGTAAGATTGCTCAACGGTCAAGTGGTCAATGGGTTAGCACAAGAAAATGGTAGTGTTAATATCGCGTTAAAATAA
- a CDS encoding flagellar hook assembly protein FlgD, whose amino-acid sequence MGIAATMYDSLDNTTAGPAPATSNVPKKSQSDDMRDTFLKMIVTQMQNQDPTKPMENTDLTSQLAQIATLESMNKLSDNVSGISQQIGSGQSLQATALVGKGVLIPRNEIILAPLKKESSGENSTITKPSNPLPDDGISPNSPSNAALSNQNLSEGEEGSEEPKSEFISSPFGFFLPKLADSVEITIRDKNKMVVRTITYDSEVKPDIYDMAWDGLDNNGNLVTDTQGKYYFDVRAIRNGAEVEVTKLGYTRVNGVTPGSDAPLLDVGIGQSVPLSSIFKVYPSS is encoded by the coding sequence ATGGGGATTGCAGCCACGATGTACGATTCATTGGACAACACCACTGCCGGGCCAGCACCTGCGACGAGTAATGTGCCAAAGAAAAGTCAAAGTGACGACATGCGTGACACCTTCTTAAAAATGATTGTCACGCAAATGCAAAATCAAGACCCAACTAAGCCGATGGAAAATACCGATTTAACCAGCCAATTGGCACAAATTGCCACGCTGGAAAGTATGAACAAACTCAGCGATAACGTGAGTGGTATTTCCCAACAAATCGGCTCAGGGCAATCACTCCAAGCGACAGCGCTGGTGGGTAAAGGCGTGCTTATTCCTCGCAATGAAATTATTTTAGCGCCGCTCAAAAAAGAGAGTTCGGGGGAAAATAGCACAATCACCAAACCATCGAACCCGTTACCGGATGATGGCATTAGCCCGAACAGTCCGTCTAACGCAGCGTTGAGTAATCAAAACCTATCTGAAGGGGAAGAGGGGAGCGAAGAGCCGAAATCTGAGTTTATTTCATCGCCATTTGGTTTCTTTTTACCGAAATTGGCCGATAGCGTTGAAATTACCATTCGCGACAAAAACAAAATGGTTGTACGCACCATCACCTATGACTCTGAAGTCAAACCCGATATTTATGATATGGCATGGGATGGTTTAGACAACAACGGCAACTTAGTCACCGATACGCAAGGGAAATATTACTTTGATGTGAGAGCCATCAGAAACGGGGCTGAAGTTGAAGTCACGAAACTGGGCTATACCCGCGTCAACGGTGTTACACCTGGTTCTGACGCGCCATTATTAGATGTAGGCATCGGGCAAAGTGTGCCCCTAAGCAGCATCTTCAAAGTTTACCCTTCTTCTTAA